A genome region from Candidatus Acidiferrales bacterium includes the following:
- a CDS encoding BadF/BadG/BcrA/BcrD ATPase family protein, protein MKLFVGIDGGGTKTECVILDELGAVRGVSSTGSSNIARVGEERAFAALRACLAAALKPTKQTKGSVVSAVAGLAGSGRVRIRRSAERFLRNSLPKAKCHVMTDLAIALASISEAGPALVIVAGTGSGALARGREGPEMRAGGWGPWASDEGSAFDAGGKAMATVARMR, encoded by the coding sequence ATGAAACTTTTTGTCGGGATTGACGGCGGCGGAACCAAAACCGAGTGCGTCATCCTGGATGAGTTGGGCGCAGTGCGTGGGGTCAGCTCCACCGGATCTTCCAATATCGCCCGTGTCGGGGAAGAACGGGCGTTTGCCGCTCTGCGAGCTTGCCTGGCCGCCGCCCTGAAACCGACAAAACAAACCAAAGGCTCCGTCGTCAGTGCGGTTGCCGGCCTGGCTGGGTCTGGGCGCGTCCGGATTCGGAGATCGGCCGAGCGATTCTTGCGAAATTCGCTCCCCAAGGCAAAATGTCACGTTATGACCGACCTCGCGATCGCGCTCGCCAGCATCAGCGAGGCCGGGCCGGCATTGGTGATTGTTGCCGGCACTGGCTCGGGTGCTTTGGCGCGGGGGCGGGAAGGCCCCGAGATGCGGGCAGGCGGGTGGGGGCCGTGGGCCAGCGATGAAGGGAGCGCATTTGATGCCGGCGGGAAGGCGATGGCAACCGTCGCCAGAATGCG
- a CDS encoding sodium:solute symporter, with amino-acid sequence MRLSTLDLAIILAYLAGITLFGIHFRKTQKNIVDYFLGARNIPWWAICLSIVAAETSTLTIVGTPALAFLSNLGFLQLVLGYVLGRFLIAALFIPEYFKGDFITAYQWIERRLGSRVKSAAAAIFLVTRGLAEGVRVFAISLVVSVALGTGELTSIILISLITLLYTFEGGMRAVIWTDVVQTAMYLGGGVVVFVTLLHGIPGGWTSIAAVAGSGGDKLRVFDFAFSLTRHYTFWSGLLGGLFLTMASHGTDQLIVQRLLAARSRREGQLALVVSGFIILAQFGLFLVVGVMLYAHYRQLPPIAAGNPDRLLPGFVVSELPQGLAGLLIASILAAAMSNLSAALNSLASSSAVDVLRLTHSNRYTPGQTLRVARWLTILWGAVLIGLALMASRWGSVLEAGLTIASIPYGSLLGLFLLARLSAANERGALVGMAAGLAVVLYVKFCTPIAWTWYVLIGTVATFLTGYVVSLFWRPKREESST; translated from the coding sequence GTGCGGCTTTCCACCCTCGATCTCGCCATTATTCTCGCCTATCTGGCCGGGATCACTCTCTTCGGCATCCATTTTCGCAAAACGCAAAAGAATATCGTCGATTATTTTTTGGGTGCGCGCAACATTCCCTGGTGGGCCATTTGCCTTTCCATCGTCGCCGCTGAGACGAGCACACTGACCATCGTCGGCACGCCCGCGCTTGCCTTCCTTTCCAACCTGGGATTTCTGCAACTGGTGCTGGGCTACGTCCTGGGCCGCTTCCTCATCGCCGCTCTTTTCATTCCGGAGTATTTTAAGGGAGATTTCATCACCGCCTACCAGTGGATTGAAAGACGGCTGGGCTCTCGCGTCAAGTCGGCGGCGGCGGCAATATTTCTTGTCACCCGGGGATTAGCCGAGGGAGTCCGAGTTTTTGCCATCTCACTGGTGGTGAGCGTCGCCCTGGGCACAGGCGAACTGACCTCCATCATCCTGATTTCCCTGATCACCCTGCTTTACACATTTGAAGGCGGGATGCGGGCTGTCATTTGGACGGACGTGGTGCAAACGGCGATGTATCTGGGCGGGGGCGTGGTCGTTTTCGTCACGCTCCTTCACGGCATTCCCGGCGGTTGGACATCCATTGCTGCCGTGGCCGGCTCCGGCGGCGATAAGCTGCGCGTATTCGATTTTGCTTTCAGCCTGACGCGCCACTACACCTTCTGGTCCGGGTTGCTCGGCGGTCTCTTCTTGACGATGGCAAGTCACGGAACGGACCAGCTCATTGTCCAGCGCCTGCTGGCGGCTCGCTCACGGCGCGAAGGCCAACTGGCTCTGGTGGTGAGTGGCTTTATCATTCTGGCGCAATTTGGGCTCTTCCTGGTGGTCGGCGTGATGCTCTACGCCCATTACCGGCAGCTTCCGCCCATCGCCGCCGGCAACCCCGACCGGCTTCTGCCCGGATTCGTCGTCAGCGAGTTGCCGCAAGGTCTGGCCGGCTTGCTGATTGCTTCGATCCTGGCTGCCGCCATGTCCAATTTGAGCGCCGCGCTGAATTCCCTGGCATCCTCATCGGCAGTGGATGTCCTTCGTCTTACCCATAGCAACCGATACACGCCCGGGCAAACGCTTCGGGTGGCCCGCTGGCTTACCATTCTCTGGGGAGCGGTTCTGATTGGCCTGGCGCTGATGGCCAGCCGTTGGGGCTCGGTTCTCGAGGCGGGTCTGACGATCGCCTCGATCCCTTACGGAAGCCTGCTGGGTCTTTTTTTGCTGGCGCGTTTGTCGGCCGCAAATGAGCGCGGTGCGCTCGTGGGGATGGCGGCTGGTTTGGCCGTCGTCCTCTACGTAAAGTTTTGCACTCCCATCGCGTGGACATGGTACGTCCTCATTGGCACGGTTGCCACCTTTTTGACAGGCTATGTTGTGAGCTTATTCTGGCGGCCGAAGCGGGAAGAAAGCTCAACGTGA
- a CDS encoding amino acid permease: MITRDEKPGLVRALTLTHAVSLVVGIIIGTGIFLVPADMARSTGSFALVMLAWVVGGLLSLFGALSYAELSSAMPEAGGEYVYLRRAYGPLVGYLWGWSGFILARSGSMATIASGFAIFASFFFPALGGQLAYFGLPAGEHQVTVLDIHGTTLLAIVAIWALTLVNYTGVRTGGRVQSFLTVLKVAVILGLTASAFAIGRGTSAKAPPLLPDHFGGATWAGFFGGAMVAALWAYDGWNNLPMVGSEVARPEKNLPRALIYGTLAVGLIYILTNLAYFYILPLGAIAASQNVAAAVATEILGRYGAAVVILGAIISSLATLNGSILTAARIPYAMARDGLFFRRLADVHPRYRTPSTSLFIFAGLASALALTGGFQQLYTLVIFGEWLFYALTTAGVFLLRRKEPNLPRPYRTWGYPWVPAIFLLMASVLLVYTFRQNLRESVLGLGLILVGLPLYWFWRRRSRPL, encoded by the coding sequence GTGATAACGCGAGACGAGAAACCTGGTCTGGTGCGGGCGCTCACGCTGACGCATGCCGTCTCGCTTGTCGTGGGCATCATCATCGGAACCGGGATCTTCCTGGTTCCGGCAGACATGGCGCGCTCGACGGGTTCCTTTGCTTTGGTGATGCTTGCCTGGGTGGTTGGGGGTTTGCTATCCCTCTTCGGCGCGCTCAGCTATGCCGAGTTGAGCAGCGCCATGCCGGAAGCCGGAGGCGAATACGTCTATCTCCGGCGGGCCTATGGCCCGCTCGTCGGCTACCTCTGGGGATGGTCAGGATTCATTCTGGCCCGATCCGGCTCGATGGCCACGATCGCAAGTGGCTTTGCGATTTTTGCCTCGTTCTTCTTCCCCGCCCTGGGCGGGCAGCTCGCTTACTTTGGCCTTCCGGCCGGCGAGCATCAAGTCACGGTTTTGGACATCCATGGGACGACTCTGCTCGCCATCGTTGCCATCTGGGCTCTCACGCTGGTGAATTACACCGGCGTTCGTACCGGCGGCCGCGTGCAAAGTTTCCTGACGGTTCTGAAGGTCGCTGTCATCCTGGGGTTGACGGCTTCGGCATTTGCGATCGGTCGGGGAACATCGGCGAAAGCGCCGCCGTTGTTGCCGGACCATTTCGGCGGGGCCACCTGGGCCGGCTTTTTTGGCGGCGCCATGGTGGCCGCTCTCTGGGCTTACGATGGATGGAACAATCTCCCGATGGTGGGCAGTGAAGTGGCGCGGCCGGAAAAGAACCTTCCCCGAGCGCTCATCTACGGCACGCTGGCGGTGGGTCTCATCTACATCCTGACCAACCTGGCTTACTTTTACATCCTGCCGCTCGGCGCCATCGCCGCGTCTCAGAATGTCGCTGCCGCGGTGGCAACGGAAATTCTGGGGAGGTATGGAGCGGCGGTCGTGATCCTGGGGGCAATCATCTCCAGTCTGGCGACCCTGAATGGGTCCATCCTCACCGCTGCCCGGATCCCGTATGCCATGGCGCGTGACGGCCTTTTCTTCCGCCGGCTGGCCGACGTCCACCCTCGCTATCGCACGCCGAGCACGTCGCTGTTCATCTTCGCGGGCCTGGCTTCGGCGCTGGCGCTGACCGGCGGTTTTCAGCAGCTTTATACGCTGGTTATCTTTGGCGAATGGCTCTTCTATGCGCTCACCACCGCCGGAGTCTTCCTCTTGCGCCGCAAAGAACCAAACCTGCCACGGCCTTACCGCACCTGGGGTTACCCCTGGGTGCCCGCGATCTTTCTCCTCATGGCGTCGGTCCTGCTTGTTTACACCTTCCGGCAAAACCTGAGGGAGTCGGTGCTCGGGCTGGGGTTGATCCTGGTCGGGCTACCGCTCTACTGGTTCTGGCGCCGGAGAAGTCGCCCGCTTTAG